TCAGGGTCTACCTGTGGAGAGAATCAAGAAAGCAAGCATTAGGCTTTATCAAAGATTGAAAGTTGCCCATGAGGCTCCGCTCTCAAGTCTCACCTGATCTTCTAGAGTTGTAAAATCTGCAACAGGGTATGCAGAAGCAGGAGTTCCGCCATTATCACAGGTAGATTTCTCAGTCTGCTGATCTGCATATTCATTTTCaagaacattaattattttgatgattagATTTCAAGATGAATAGATTACGAAAAATTTCACGTCCTACCTCACCTTTATAATCGATAATATTATTATAGGTTGAAAAATCACTCTTATCACTGGTAATCCAGTTTTCTAAATCAGAACCTTCATCCGGTACTGGAGTAATATTTTCCTTGTTATATGGCATATCAGCCTTCTCATCTGTCCTTTTAACCTTCTTACTTGGTCCTTCACTCTTCTTAACtgacatcttcttcttcattacaCTAGATGCTAGAGTACTATTATCCTCGTTACATATTGGCAGTGGCAGTTCAGCCGCctcctttctctttttaacCTTCTTACTTGGCATCTTCTTCATTACTTTACACAGAACCAGAGAAGTACTCTACAAAAGATGGACCGGCAAATGGGATTAAAGAAACACAACTCAAAAATGATGGAACCATACGAATTTTCgctttaatataattatataattaagatGATGAGATGAACTCCTGATCACTCAATTATCAAAACTAAACTTCTTCTACtctgacacacacacacatgtatataaACACACACTACGCACCAGGTTGGGTATACTGTACTCGTGCATCACATAGTTGATCTCATCTTTAACACGAGGATAAACATAAATCTTTCTGATACCACTATTCACTTCCCCATTATGTTGAGATGTTATCTCACAATGCTTTCCTGTAGCTAGCCATGAACCAGCGCCTGTTGACCTATTGATTCTCCCGTTATTTGTGCCCGGGAACTTGGGATGGAGAGGAGAAAAGAAATGTCCTTCTCCATCATCTGAATCTGTCCCAGCAAAATCTAATCAAACTTAGAAAATAGTTAACACAAATAGATAGCTAGTTCGCACTTGAAAATTtataagagaaagaaagacaaaacaCGGATCGTCTACTTACAAGGTAAATCGGAGGGATCAAACTGGTAGAGATCAAGTAGGGGGATTCTGCTGACTAGGTGATCATTCCCAAGTAATTTTTGCATTAGATAATGATACGTTAGTTCTTCATCATTCGGATTAAATCTATCTCCAACGTTAAATTCGAAAGTTGTTGTCATGCGTGTCATCTTTTGCCGCTAAATATGCGTGCCTGCTAGCATAAGACGAACTATAAACAACAAGAAGCAGTGACAAGATGCTAAATATATGATTAAGAACAGCAGCTGTCTACATCGTtattagttgaaaaaaaaaactaaaagataaaattatatatactcaCACTGATAGAAGCATGTATTTCATTCCTCTTCCTAAAACAGGAATTGGGGGGGGCCTAGCAAAAGGCCCTCTTAATTGTAGACGAAGATTTAGATACTGAAGAGAGATCAAGAGTAAAAACGAAATAAAAAGTGAAGAACTCACCTGGCGTGGCACTGGAGAGAGAGATGCAGCACATTTATATAGGGAAAAACTGCACTGCACTGCACTTGCGCTGAAACCGCGTTGATTTGGAAAAAGGAATATAGCAGAACAAGCACAACGCCTTCCCAAAACCTTTCTACAAGTTTCGTAGGCCCCATCCATCTTCTTTCTTGGGCAGCAAGTACTcggaaagaaatatttttaaaagaaaagaaaagaaaatgatgttttttcttatataatataATGATGCGAGTTTCTAttcttttattatcttttaatctAGTTTACTTAGCGCTGTGACTGAACTAAAATTTTTATGATGTAAAAGAGGATATTCAAGTTGCGGGGGATTTTTTTGATActttattaaatttgttataacaatttaaatttaaaaactatcgACTCAAGTTTTTGTGAGGttcagatttttaattaaattatataaaaattattttaatattacttgataggtttaaaaataaaaacaattaaagaacaaaaaaataatataaaaaataaagatcaaacgCACAAATTTAAAGAGAACCTggattactaataaaaaaaatttgatttacaaaaaattaaagttgtcatctttttattattattattgagacgatgacatattggattaattctagttaacccaagttaacttaTTAAATCCATGATCCGGGTTTGTATTCCAATGAGttcaataacaattttattttattttaattatatgataaaaaaataaagaccaattcaaaaccaaccaaattttaaaagataaaattaaaaaaaaataacaaattcatcaaaaacccattgttgaaggatttttttgtttaagaaaaaaactggtCAAGTTAGGCGTGCGGATTTCAGTGGCCCAACATATCAgggtcttaaaaaaaaacccaggtgTGTGGGCTTGGCCAAGCAACATGGACGACTAGTATAAAATGGTTttaactttttcaaaaaat
This genomic interval from Populus nigra chromosome 11, ddPopNigr1.1, whole genome shotgun sequence contains the following:
- the LOC133668195 gene encoding NAC domain-containing protein 71-like isoform X2, with the translated sequence MTRMTTTFEFNVGDRFNPNDEELTYHYLMQKLLGNDHLVSRIPLLDLYQFDPSDLPYSDDGEGHFFSPLHPKFPGTNNGRINRSTGAGSWLATGKHCEITSQHNGEVNSGIRKIYVYPRVKDEINYVMHEYSIPNLSTSLVLCKVMKKMPSKKVKKRKEAAELPLPICNEDNSTLASSVMKKKMSVKKSEGPSKKVKRTDEKADMPYNKENITPVPDEGSDLENWITSDKSDFSTYNNIIDYKDQQTEKSTCDNGGTPASAYPVADFTTLEDQVDPEILPHLQSFLGYDQLDYSRYDFTQVDPPLTEQVSTNNGPAGTSMFDPEEDLFDTLWP
- the LOC133668195 gene encoding NAC domain-containing protein 71-like isoform X3, which produces MTRMTTTFEFNVGDRFNPNDEELTYHYLMQKLLGNDHLVSRIPLLDLYQFDPSDLPYFAGTDSDDGEGHFFSPLHPKFPGTNNGRINRSTGAGSWLATGKHCEITSQHNGEVNSGIRKIYVYPRVKDEINYVMHEYSIPNLSTSLVLCKVMKKMPSKKVKKRKEAAELPLPICNEDNSTLASSVMKKKMSVKKSEGPSKKVKRTDEKADMPYNKENITPVPDEGSDLENWITSDKSDFSTYNNIIDYKGEISRLRNLPVIMAELLLLHTLLQILQL
- the LOC133668195 gene encoding NAC domain-containing protein 71-like isoform X1 is translated as MTRMTTTFEFNVGDRFNPNDEELTYHYLMQKLLGNDHLVSRIPLLDLYQFDPSDLPYFAGTDSDDGEGHFFSPLHPKFPGTNNGRINRSTGAGSWLATGKHCEITSQHNGEVNSGIRKIYVYPRVKDEINYVMHEYSIPNLSTSLVLCKVMKKMPSKKVKKRKEAAELPLPICNEDNSTLASSVMKKKMSVKKSEGPSKKVKRTDEKADMPYNKENITPVPDEGSDLENWITSDKSDFSTYNNIIDYKDQQTEKSTCDNGGTPASAYPVADFTTLEDQVDPEILPHLQSFLGYDQLDYSRYDFTQVDPPLTEQVSTNNGPAGTSMFDPEEDLFDTLWP